From a region of the Rhodococcus sp. 4CII genome:
- a CDS encoding DinB family protein, whose translation MAITPDTKNWTWVLDRACPDCGFDAAATRYEDIPALVRANADAWSSVLARPDVKLRPDERTWSALEYAAHVRDVFRIFDVRLRLMLDETDPLFPNWDQDETAESERYNEQDPDVVGAELREAGAAVAADFAAVAPELRGRTGRRSDGASFTVESLAAYFVHDPIHHLHDVSG comes from the coding sequence ATGGCGATTACTCCCGACACGAAGAACTGGACCTGGGTCCTCGACCGGGCCTGCCCCGACTGTGGGTTCGACGCGGCGGCAACCCGGTACGAGGACATTCCGGCTCTCGTCCGTGCGAACGCCGACGCCTGGTCGTCCGTGCTCGCCCGCCCCGACGTGAAGCTCCGGCCGGACGAGCGGACGTGGTCGGCGCTCGAGTACGCGGCGCACGTGCGCGACGTGTTCCGGATCTTCGACGTCCGGCTGCGGCTCATGCTGGACGAGACGGATCCACTGTTCCCGAATTGGGATCAGGACGAGACGGCCGAATCCGAGCGCTACAACGAGCAGGATCCGGACGTTGTGGGCGCCGAACTGCGTGAGGCCGGCGCGGCGGTGGCCGCCGACTTCGCGGCCGTTGCCCCGGAGCTCCGGGGACGGACGGGGCGCCGCAGTGACGGCGCGTCGTTCACCGTGGAGTCGTTGGCCGCGTACTTCGTCCACGATCCGATCCATCACCTTCACGACGTGTCGGGGTAA
- a CDS encoding NDMA-dependent alcohol dehydrogenase, which produces MKTKGAILWGLNEPWSVEEIEIGDPVAGEVQIRMEAAGMCHSDHHIVTGSMPMASFPVMGGHEGSGVITKLGPEVKDLQVGDHVVLSFVPACGRCPACSAGHQNLCDLGMGLLSGLAISDGTFRIHARGENVIPMCLLGTFSPYMVVHETSVVKIDKDIPFDVAALVGCGVPTGWGSATRMAEVKPGESVVIMGVGGVGMSALQGAVASGARQIFAIDPVPWKREQALKFGATHAFESAAAAIEPIIALTNGLMAQKTIITVGEMHGEYVEEALLLTSKFGTCVVTAMGAMTDMDVKLNLFLFSMLQKDLKGTIFGGGNARVEIPNLLNMYKSGQLNLDDMITRTYTLEGVNDGYQDMLDGKNIRGVIRYTEADW; this is translated from the coding sequence ATGAAGACCAAGGGTGCGATCCTGTGGGGCCTGAACGAGCCGTGGTCCGTCGAGGAGATCGAGATCGGCGATCCGGTGGCGGGCGAGGTGCAGATCCGCATGGAAGCCGCCGGCATGTGCCACTCCGATCACCACATCGTCACCGGTTCGATGCCCATGGCGTCCTTCCCGGTGATGGGCGGCCACGAAGGGTCCGGAGTCATCACCAAACTGGGGCCGGAGGTGAAGGATCTCCAAGTCGGCGACCACGTGGTGCTCTCCTTCGTACCCGCCTGTGGACGCTGTCCGGCGTGCTCGGCGGGACACCAGAATCTGTGTGACCTCGGCATGGGGCTCCTGAGCGGGCTGGCGATCAGCGACGGCACGTTCCGCATCCACGCGCGCGGCGAGAACGTCATCCCGATGTGCCTGCTCGGCACGTTCTCGCCGTACATGGTCGTGCACGAGACGTCGGTAGTGAAGATCGACAAGGACATTCCGTTCGACGTCGCGGCCCTCGTCGGCTGCGGCGTGCCCACCGGCTGGGGTTCGGCGACGAGGATGGCGGAGGTGAAGCCGGGCGAATCCGTCGTCATCATGGGTGTCGGCGGCGTCGGTATGAGCGCGCTGCAGGGCGCGGTGGCATCCGGGGCCCGTCAGATCTTCGCCATCGACCCGGTGCCGTGGAAGCGGGAACAAGCGTTGAAGTTCGGGGCCACCCACGCGTTCGAGAGCGCCGCCGCCGCGATCGAACCGATCATCGCACTCACGAACGGGCTGATGGCGCAGAAGACGATCATCACCGTCGGGGAGATGCACGGCGAGTATGTCGAGGAAGCCCTGCTGCTCACCAGCAAATTCGGTACGTGCGTCGTCACGGCCATGGGCGCGATGACCGACATGGACGTCAAGCTGAACCTGTTCCTCTTCTCGATGCTGCAGAAGGACCTGAAGGGCACCATCTTCGGCGGCGGAAACGCCCGGGTCGAGATCCCGAACCTGCTGAACATGTACAAGTCGGGGCAGCTGAATCTCGACGACATGATCACCCGCACCTACACCCTGGAAGGGGTGAACGACGGATATCAGGACATGCTCGACGGCAAGAACATTCGCGGCGTCATCCGGTATACCGAAGCCGACTGGTGA
- a CDS encoding serine hydrolase has product MQSLDQIARWPVDNAAAVVLSRDEGVIGEYGDQQRVFPLASVTKLLCAYAVLVATEEGAVELDQSAGPEGSTVRHLLAHASGLAFDANRVQTTPGRKRIYSSAGYEVLADFLTAETSIDFAEYVAESVFAPLSMTASALVGPAGHGAQASAGDLGRFATELFRPALISPQTFADATSVQFPGLDGILPGYGSQRPNDWGLGFEIRSDKSPHWTGTGNSPQTFGHFGQSGTFLWVDPAAGLACVALTDRDFGDWAKPVWTELSDGILSERERR; this is encoded by the coding sequence GTGCAGAGTCTCGATCAGATAGCCCGATGGCCCGTGGACAACGCTGCGGCGGTGGTCCTGTCGCGAGACGAAGGGGTGATCGGCGAGTACGGCGACCAGCAGCGCGTCTTCCCCCTGGCCTCGGTGACCAAATTGCTCTGCGCGTACGCAGTCCTGGTGGCCACCGAGGAGGGGGCCGTCGAACTCGACCAGTCCGCGGGCCCGGAGGGCTCGACGGTGCGTCATCTCCTGGCGCACGCGTCGGGCCTCGCCTTCGACGCGAACCGGGTGCAGACGACGCCGGGGCGCAAGCGGATCTACTCGAGCGCCGGCTACGAGGTGCTCGCCGACTTCCTCACTGCGGAGACGTCGATCGACTTCGCCGAATACGTCGCGGAATCCGTCTTCGCTCCGCTGTCGATGACCGCGTCCGCTCTGGTCGGGCCCGCCGGCCACGGAGCGCAGGCGTCGGCGGGAGATCTCGGCCGCTTCGCGACCGAATTGTTCCGCCCCGCGCTCATTTCGCCTCAGACGTTCGCAGATGCCACTTCGGTGCAATTCCCCGGGCTGGACGGAATTCTGCCCGGATACGGCTCACAACGTCCCAACGACTGGGGTCTGGGATTCGAGATCCGGTCGGACAAGAGCCCGCACTGGACGGGTACGGGCAACTCGCCGCAGACGTTCGGCCACTTCGGGCAGTCCGGCACGTTCCTCTGGGTCGATCCGGCCGCGGGGCTGGCGTGCGTCGCGTTGACGGACCGAGATTTCGGCGACTGGGCCAAGCCCGTGTGGACCGAGCTGAGCGACGGTATCCTCTCGGAACGCGAAAGGCGATGA
- a CDS encoding DUF3145 domain-containing protein: protein MRALNQFADATAGVVYIHSSPAALCPHIEWALTATLDCRANLKWTSQPASNGVLRATTSWVGPVGTASRLVNALRAWPMLRFEVTEDPSEGVDGERYSHVPGMGLWHGSTSANGDVVVGEMRLRALMQAGGDFAAELDYALGTAWDEALEPFRSGGEGAEVTWLRRDVG, encoded by the coding sequence GTGCGCGCATTGAATCAGTTCGCGGACGCGACGGCTGGTGTGGTCTACATCCACTCGTCGCCCGCCGCGTTGTGCCCCCATATCGAATGGGCGCTGACCGCGACCCTCGACTGCCGAGCGAACCTGAAATGGACCTCGCAGCCGGCCTCCAACGGCGTCCTGCGCGCGACCACCAGCTGGGTGGGTCCCGTCGGCACGGCTTCGCGATTGGTCAATGCGCTCCGCGCGTGGCCGATGCTGCGATTCGAGGTCACCGAGGACCCCAGTGAGGGCGTGGACGGCGAGCGGTACAGCCACGTGCCCGGCATGGGTCTGTGGCACGGATCCACCAGTGCCAACGGCGATGTCGTCGTGGGGGAGATGCGCTTGCGGGCACTGATGCAAGCGGGAGGCGACTTCGCCGCCGAACTGGACTACGCGCTCGGTACCGCCTGGGACGAGGCTCTCGAGCCGTTCCGCAGCGGCGGCGAAGGTGCAGAGGTCACCTGGCTGCGCCGCGACGTCGGCTGA
- a CDS encoding acyl-CoA carboxylase subunit beta translates to MTILAPATKSDASVDPRDPLARLEKLFDGGTVVPLHPRDKSGVLAASGNIDGVRTIAYCSDATVMGGAMGVEGCKHIVTAIDTALEEDAPIVGLWHSGGARLAEGVEALHAVGLVFEAMVRASGRVPQISVVLGFAAGGAAYGPALTDVVIMAPEARVFVTGPDVVRSVTGEQVDMVSLGGPDTHTKKSGVAHIAAHDEGDALHRARRLVSMFCEQGEFDQAAAAHGDTDLRALMPESAKRAYDVRPIVHELLDNVEGESSFEELQGNYARSIVTGLGRLGGRTVGVIANNPLRLGGCLNSESAEKSARFVRLCNAFGIPLVVVVDVPGYLPGVSMEWEGVVRRGAKLLHAFAEATVPRVTVVTRKIYGGAYIAMNSRALGATAVYAWPDAEVAVMGAKAAVGILHKRALAAAPEEEREALHERLAVEHESIAGGVDRAVAIGVVDEEIDPAKTRSVVTAALAAAPASRGDHKNIPL, encoded by the coding sequence ATGACAATCTTGGCACCCGCGACGAAGTCCGATGCGTCGGTCGATCCGCGTGATCCCCTTGCGCGCCTGGAGAAGCTGTTCGACGGCGGGACGGTCGTCCCGCTCCACCCGCGTGACAAGTCCGGTGTGCTGGCCGCGTCCGGCAACATCGACGGTGTCCGCACCATTGCCTACTGCTCCGATGCCACCGTCATGGGCGGTGCGATGGGCGTCGAAGGCTGCAAGCACATCGTGACCGCGATCGACACCGCCCTCGAGGAAGATGCCCCGATCGTGGGTCTCTGGCACTCGGGCGGCGCCCGTCTCGCCGAGGGCGTCGAGGCCCTGCACGCCGTGGGCCTGGTCTTCGAGGCCATGGTCCGCGCGTCCGGCCGCGTCCCCCAGATTTCCGTCGTCCTCGGATTCGCCGCCGGCGGCGCGGCATACGGTCCCGCCCTCACCGACGTCGTCATCATGGCGCCGGAGGCCCGTGTCTTCGTCACCGGACCCGACGTGGTCCGCAGCGTCACCGGGGAACAGGTCGACATGGTCTCCCTCGGCGGCCCCGACACGCACACCAAGAAGTCGGGTGTGGCGCACATCGCCGCCCACGACGAGGGCGACGCCCTGCACCGGGCCCGCCGCCTGGTGTCGATGTTCTGCGAACAGGGCGAGTTCGATCAGGCCGCGGCCGCGCACGGCGACACCGATCTCCGCGCCCTCATGCCGGAGTCGGCGAAGCGCGCCTACGACGTCCGTCCCATCGTTCACGAGCTGCTCGACAACGTCGAGGGTGAGTCGAGTTTCGAGGAGTTGCAGGGCAATTACGCCCGCAGCATCGTCACCGGGCTCGGACGTCTCGGTGGCCGCACCGTCGGTGTCATCGCCAACAACCCCCTTCGCCTCGGTGGTTGCCTCAACTCGGAAAGCGCAGAGAAGTCGGCTCGTTTCGTCCGGCTGTGCAACGCCTTCGGCATCCCGCTCGTCGTGGTCGTGGACGTGCCCGGATACCTGCCCGGTGTGAGCATGGAATGGGAGGGCGTCGTGCGCCGCGGGGCCAAGCTCCTCCACGCGTTCGCCGAGGCCACCGTTCCCCGCGTGACGGTCGTGACCCGCAAGATCTACGGCGGCGCCTACATCGCCATGAATTCCCGCGCGCTCGGCGCCACCGCCGTCTACGCCTGGCCCGACGCCGAGGTTGCCGTCATGGGTGCCAAGGCCGCCGTCGGAATCCTGCACAAGCGTGCTCTCGCCGCGGCGCCGGAAGAAGAGCGTGAGGCGCTGCACGAGCGTCTGGCCGTCGAGCACGAAAGCATCGCCGGCGGCGTCGACCGGGCCGTCGCGATCGGTGTGGTCGACGAGGAGATCGATCCCGCCAAGACGCGCAGTGTCGTGACCGCCGCTCTCGCCGCCGCCCCGGCCAGCCGAGGCGATCACAAGAACATCCCGCTGTGA
- a CDS encoding KasA/KasB family beta-ketoacyl-ACP synthase, producing MTSASTNGRQFPNIVVTSLAATTSIAGDVDATWKGLLAGESGIDTIQEAFVTENDLPVTIGGKLKVSPDESLSRVEIRRMSFVERLALVLGRQVWENAGSPEVDKDRLGVVIGTGLGGGEALIDAVEKMKAGGYRKVSPFAVQMVMPNGPSATVGLELGARAGVITPVSACSSGSEAIAHAYRMLVMGDADIIVAGGVEGYLDAVPIASFAMMRALSTRNDDPKAASRPFDKDRDGFVFGEAGAMMVLETEEHAKARGATIHARLLGAGITSDGFHIVAPDPSGSGAARAMTRAIETAGLTKKDIQHINAHATATPIGDTAEANAIKAAVGNHAAVYAPKSALGHSIGAVGALEAVLTVLSLRDGVIPPTLNLENQDPEIDLDVVKGEARYGEIDFAINNSFGFGGHNVALAFGRA from the coding sequence GTGACTTCCGCCTCGACCAACGGGAGACAGTTCCCCAACATCGTCGTCACCAGCCTCGCGGCTACGACGTCGATCGCTGGTGACGTGGATGCCACGTGGAAAGGCCTGTTGGCCGGCGAGAGCGGCATCGACACCATCCAGGAAGCCTTCGTCACGGAGAACGACCTGCCGGTGACGATCGGCGGCAAGCTGAAGGTGTCACCCGACGAGTCGCTGTCCCGGGTCGAGATCCGCCGGATGAGTTTCGTCGAGCGGCTGGCGCTCGTCCTGGGCCGTCAGGTCTGGGAGAACGCCGGTAGCCCGGAGGTCGACAAGGATCGCCTCGGCGTCGTGATCGGCACCGGACTCGGCGGCGGCGAAGCTCTGATCGACGCCGTCGAGAAGATGAAGGCCGGTGGATACCGCAAGGTGTCGCCGTTCGCCGTCCAGATGGTGATGCCCAACGGCCCGTCGGCCACCGTCGGACTCGAACTGGGCGCCCGCGCCGGAGTGATCACTCCCGTGTCGGCCTGCTCTTCGGGTTCGGAGGCCATCGCCCATGCGTACCGCATGCTGGTGATGGGCGACGCCGACATCATCGTCGCCGGTGGTGTGGAGGGTTACCTCGACGCCGTGCCGATCGCGAGTTTCGCGATGATGCGCGCACTGAGCACCCGCAACGACGATCCGAAGGCGGCCTCGCGGCCGTTCGACAAGGATCGTGACGGCTTCGTGTTCGGTGAGGCCGGAGCGATGATGGTCCTCGAAACCGAGGAGCACGCCAAGGCTCGCGGTGCCACCATCCACGCCCGACTGCTGGGCGCCGGGATCACCTCCGACGGGTTCCACATCGTCGCTCCCGATCCTTCGGGTTCGGGTGCTGCGCGGGCCATGACGAGGGCGATCGAGACTGCTGGATTGACGAAGAAGGACATCCAGCACATCAACGCGCACGCCACTGCCACGCCGATCGGTGACACGGCAGAGGCGAACGCCATCAAGGCTGCCGTCGGCAACCACGCTGCGGTGTACGCACCGAAGTCCGCGTTGGGGCATTCGATCGGCGCCGTCGGTGCGCTCGAGGCGGTGCTCACGGTCCTGAGTCTGCGTGACGGAGTCATTCCGCCCACGCTGAATCTCGAGAATCAGGATCCAGAAATCGACCTGGATGTCGTCAAGGGTGAAGCCCGTTACGGCGAGATCGATTTCGCGATCAACAACTCGTTTGGTTTCGGTGGGCACAACGTCGCGCTCGCCTTCGGCCGGGCCTGA
- the acpM gene encoding meromycolate extension acyl carrier protein AcpM, whose amino-acid sequence MAATQEDIIAGLAEIIEEVTGIEPSEVTIEKSFVDDLDIDSLSMVEIAVQTEDKYGVKIPDEDLAGLRTVGDAVSYIQKLEAEGGADAEAVKAKLEAAKNDEE is encoded by the coding sequence GTGGCCGCCACCCAGGAAGACATCATCGCCGGACTCGCGGAGATCATCGAGGAGGTCACCGGTATTGAGCCGTCCGAGGTGACCATCGAAAAGTCTTTCGTCGACGACCTCGACATCGACTCCCTCTCCATGGTTGAGATCGCCGTCCAGACCGAGGACAAGTACGGCGTGAAGATCCCCGACGAGGATCTCGCCGGACTGCGCACCGTCGGTGACGCCGTGTCCTACATCCAGAAGCTCGAAGCAGAAGGTGGCGCCGACGCGGAGGCCGTGAAGGCCAAGCTCGAAGCTGCCAAGAACGACGAGGAGTGA
- a CDS encoding ACP S-malonyltransferase, translating to MISLLAPGQGSQTPGMLIPWLELPGSHDRVELWSKAAGLDLVRLGTTATAEEITDTSVTQPLVVAAALLAFEELDARGLVPADTIAAGHSVGELAAAVVAGVLSADDAVALAALRGAEMAKACALEPTGMSAVLGGDEAEVLARLDELGLEPANRNAAGQIVAAGLLSALEELAANPPEKARVRALPVAGAFHTRFMAPAQEAVTEAASKITPGEPTRTLLSNADGAPVASGADALTKLAAQVTRPVRWDLCTASLRTAQVSAIAELPPAGTLVGIAKREMRGTPTLALKTPGDISALAELTELG from the coding sequence GTGATTTCGTTGCTCGCCCCGGGTCAGGGCTCTCAGACTCCCGGCATGCTCATCCCTTGGTTGGAGCTGCCGGGTTCTCATGACCGCGTCGAACTCTGGTCGAAGGCTGCCGGCCTCGATCTGGTCCGCCTCGGTACCACCGCGACCGCGGAGGAGATCACCGACACGTCGGTGACCCAGCCACTCGTCGTGGCCGCCGCGCTCCTCGCCTTCGAGGAGCTCGACGCACGCGGCCTCGTTCCCGCGGACACCATCGCGGCCGGACACTCGGTCGGTGAACTCGCCGCCGCGGTTGTCGCAGGGGTTCTGTCCGCCGACGACGCCGTCGCCCTCGCCGCGCTCCGCGGCGCCGAGATGGCCAAGGCGTGCGCACTCGAGCCGACCGGCATGTCCGCCGTCCTCGGGGGCGACGAGGCCGAGGTGCTCGCCCGCCTCGACGAACTGGGGCTCGAACCCGCCAACCGCAACGCCGCCGGGCAGATCGTCGCGGCTGGTCTGCTGTCCGCGCTCGAGGAACTCGCGGCCAACCCGCCCGAGAAGGCGCGCGTCCGCGCCCTACCTGTCGCCGGCGCGTTCCACACCCGGTTCATGGCACCCGCCCAGGAGGCCGTCACCGAGGCTGCGTCGAAGATCACACCGGGTGAACCCACCCGCACACTGCTCTCCAACGCCGACGGCGCACCGGTCGCATCCGGAGCCGACGCACTGACTAAGCTGGCCGCGCAGGTAACCCGACCTGTGCGTTGGGACCTGTGTACCGCAAGCCTGCGGACCGCTCAGGTCTCCGCGATCGCGGAGCTCCCACCAGCCGGAACCCTGGTCGGTATCGCCAAGCGTGAAATGCGCGGCACGCCGACTCTGGCACTCAAGACCCCGGGGGACATCTCCGCGCTGGCCGAACTGACAGAACTCGGCTAG
- a CDS encoding CdaR family transcriptional regulator: MVEQSPLVSRRRQTRDPLPDALLRRVKQFSGRLSTEAVTTMQDQLPFFDDLDAAQRSNVQLLVQTAVVNFLEWLKNPDSDIRFSLDAFQVIPQDLARRLTLSQTVDMVRVAMEFFEQWLPALARNDQQLVALTEAVLRYGRELGFAAASVYASAAESRGAWDTRLEALVVDAVVRGDTGSDMLSRAATLNWDATAPATVIVGTPPEDERVSVVGTVHTIAQKHGRAALAVVQGSRLVMVVSGELQEGSGHSSFMTDLLGKFSDEPVIIGPTTPTLGAAHLSAVEALAAMQAVAGWRGAPRPVHAAELLPERALLGDNAAVTALNDHLVAPLAAAGGVLTDTLDAYLDCGGAVETCARQLFVHPNTVRYRLKRIAEVTGRDPTNPRDAYVLRVAATVGRLTHSHNEPITRLTPVTPFPFGEAGL; this comes from the coding sequence ATGGTCGAGCAGAGTCCGCTGGTCTCCCGCAGACGACAAACCCGGGATCCGTTGCCCGACGCACTGTTGCGGCGGGTCAAACAGTTCTCCGGCCGCCTCTCGACCGAGGCCGTCACGACGATGCAGGATCAGCTGCCGTTCTTCGACGACCTGGACGCCGCCCAACGGTCCAACGTGCAGTTGCTGGTCCAGACGGCGGTCGTCAACTTCCTCGAATGGCTCAAGAATCCGGACAGCGACATCCGGTTCAGCCTGGACGCGTTCCAGGTTATTCCGCAGGATCTCGCGCGCAGGCTCACCCTCAGCCAGACGGTCGACATGGTGCGCGTGGCGATGGAGTTCTTCGAGCAGTGGCTCCCTGCTCTCGCCCGTAACGACCAGCAGCTGGTCGCCCTCACCGAGGCCGTGTTGCGTTACGGCCGCGAACTCGGCTTCGCGGCCGCTTCCGTGTACGCGAGTGCGGCGGAGTCCCGTGGCGCCTGGGACACCCGGCTCGAGGCCCTCGTGGTCGATGCCGTGGTCCGCGGCGACACCGGTTCCGACATGCTGTCGCGGGCGGCCACCCTCAACTGGGACGCGACCGCTCCCGCCACCGTCATCGTCGGCACACCGCCCGAGGACGAACGGGTCTCCGTCGTCGGCACGGTCCACACCATCGCGCAGAAGCACGGTCGGGCCGCTCTCGCCGTCGTGCAGGGTTCGCGGCTTGTGATGGTGGTCAGCGGCGAGCTCCAGGAGGGTTCCGGGCACTCGAGCTTCATGACCGATCTGCTCGGCAAGTTCTCCGACGAGCCGGTGATCATCGGGCCGACCACTCCGACGCTCGGCGCGGCGCACCTCAGTGCGGTCGAGGCGCTCGCCGCGATGCAGGCGGTCGCCGGCTGGCGCGGGGCCCCTCGACCGGTCCACGCCGCCGAGTTGTTACCCGAACGCGCACTGCTCGGTGACAACGCCGCAGTCACCGCTCTCAACGACCATCTGGTCGCACCGCTGGCGGCCGCCGGAGGTGTTCTCACCGACACTTTGGACGCGTATCTCGACTGTGGAGGTGCGGTTGAGACTTGTGCACGGCAGCTGTTTGTTCATCCAAATACTGTGCGGTATCGACTCAAGAGAATCGCGGAAGTCACCGGGCGCGATCCGACGAATCCGCGGGATGCGTACGTGCTGAGAGTGGCCGCGACGGTGGGCCGATTGACACATTCCCATAACGAACCCATCACACGTTTAACACCAGTCACACCCTTCCCATTCGGAGAAGCAGGGCTGTAA